In Scleropages formosus chromosome 6, fSclFor1.1, whole genome shotgun sequence, the genomic stretch CTGAGCGTAGGCTTACGAAGACGGGTGATAAGAGCCCAACGCAAACGTCTCCCCCAACACTGACGCGAGACCATGTCTTCGAGCTGCGACGGCCGGCGGGTGACCCCCGCGCTCCACTTTACCCGCTTCGACACGGCATTGCGGAAGAAGGCGGCGGCCAATATTTTCGAGAACGTGAACCGCGACGGGCTCGTGCGGCTCTTCCAGCGCAGCGGCGATTCTCGCGCCGAGGAGCGCGTGCACAGCATCTTCTGCCACGGACAGGAGCCCGAGGAGCGCTCGCGAGCCCTCATGGCCCTGAGGTCTAGGCGGAAGGACAAGTTGCTGCGCATCACCGGCTTCACCAGGAGGACCATGAGGCTGCACTGAGTGCGAGCTGAGTTCCAGGAGGCCTTCTGGAGGAGGAAGATCGAAAGAGGAGATCCAAGAAGGCGTGGAGGAGGAGTGACTGGCCCAAGGAGAGAGGTGCACGGTTCTGACAGACTGGTGGAAGGGCGTCAGTGGACCTTCCTCATGACATGTGCTTCACAACTACTTTTCCCCTCAACCCAGGCTGTATGGTGCACAGACTGGCTGAAGGACTTTGAGGAGACCTCACTCCATATTGGAAACCCTCAGAGGAGCTCCCTGTCCCGTGCGCACACGCGGGGAGCTGCACACTGCACTGTGATGAAGGACCTTTGCAGAAGCTCTCCAGGTGGATTGCTCTGCAGAATATGCACAaatgcaaagtgtgtgtgtgtgttatgacaCTATTGACCAAATTCACTGTTCACTGACAGCACTGACTTCTTTCACCAAGTGAAAGGATACCATCTTGTCCTGCACTCAGTATGatcattaataatattttttatatagaCAAACGTCTTTGTTGTGGCTTTCACTGTCTCAGTGAGTCCATCAGGAGGTCCATGTGTGCAACTGGTGGAGTATGGGTAAGGGGGTGCACACTGGGGACCCCTGTTTTACTCTTtatatcagttttatttatttccagtgtGAAAGCGattttaatgataaaatgaaTCAAGTCATTATTAAAATTCATGTTTCAGTGACTTTTGAGACTTTTCTGTTGTATCTTTCACTAAAAGTATTTACATTCCTTCTGCGAAAATAAACGTGGTACACTGAAAGCAATAAACAAGGATACCATAAATGGCATGTGATGGCAGTTATTGTAAACAACTAATTGCAATGTGCAATACACTTTACAAAAGGCAAAACggtataaatatgaatgttatCAGTACTTTATTTGCAAGATATAAACAAAATCTAAGAAGCGTTCACTTAAACGGAGTGAGATTACAGTGAGGGCTGTTTGTTAATAGAAATATCTCAgtgtagtacacacacacacacacattttcagaaccgcttgtcccatacagggtcacggggaaccagagcctacccggcaacacagggcggaaggggaggggtggaatgggacgccagtccgtcgcaaggcaccccaagcgggactcgaaccccagacccaccagaaagcaggaccgtggtccaacccactacgccaccacacccccttgtggTGTAGTATTGACACATAAATTGTAATGCAGGCGATATTGCCCTTTCACTTTACTAGAATGGACCAGTTCAATGCAATATATTAATTAGCAATGAAACAATACCATACTGCCCAtaacaaaatcataaaaataatgattacCCAATTTAATGGGGCAAAACCATTTCTGCAGTTGTCACTTCTTTACTGTAGTCAAcagggcgcagtgggttggaccgggtcctgctctccggtggatctggggttcaaatcccgcttagggtgccttgcagcagactggcatcccgtcctgtgtgtgtcccctcccccccagccctacaccctgtgttgctgggttagcctctGGTTCCGCACAACCCCAtgcaggacaagcagttcagaaaatgtgtgtgtgtgtgtgtgttcccattCCCAGCTATTCCACATTCCTCACATAAATCAGTTACATGACCCCAGTGAgggtgttttttaatgttttatggaaAAATAGTGTAGTCCACTGTGTAGAGACCCACACTAGACAGGAGAACATCCAGCTCTGGTGCTGAAGGGGGTGCTGTCTTTTGGCTGGGGGAAGGTGGGCCGTACCAAAGAGACAACCTTTACTTTCTGGAGTGCTTCAATTCACACAACTGCAGCACACCATATCCATAGCCCCCCCGACACAGTATAAACAAGGAGAGTTTTCCCAGGACCCACTTACTGTCCTTGAAATAATGATATTGCTCCTATTATTCCTGTCTTTAAAAACAACTCAGAAAACATGTTTAGCTTctaatgtgatttatttcatttaatttgtcctGAGCTGGTGGTGTTTCTTGGAATAATGATGCCATTGCTCCAGGTACCAGTGATGTTCTCAAAAGTAGCAGTGACATATGTCTACGTTACATTTCACGAAGGCCCCAGCAACCTGGTCTGGTGCCACCTGTCTCATTAGCCTGGGAGGTAAAGGCGGTGAGCCCTGTCTAATCTCATAGCTATGTCGGCGGCATGGCTGGATCAGACTGGTTCTCTGTAGCATGCTGTGGATGCCTCTCAGGGGATTCCCCAGTGGACAAGGGAGATACAGACTGGTGGAGAGCACAAGGTCCACTGGCCTATTCAGGGGGGAAAtgtccatacacacacatgcgtaAAAACATCACACACAACCACACCTTAGTTTTACAAGCTGTTAATGCAAAACTGTCTCTCAAATTTTCCCATGCAGTTttagtctatctatctatctatctatctatctatctatctatctatctatctatctatctatctgtgaaCAATACTGTAAACTGTGTCCCCTCCACTTAGGAGGACCCAAAGTGCACCACCCTTGTCCTCCACAGtgtctttacattacatttattcacttagcagatgcttttctccaaagcgacttagaatggatagtacgtagtgttactagcccacacaccttattcaccaaggtgacttacactactagatacacaacttacaatgggtcactcatccatacatcagtgaaacacactctctctgtgtcactcacatactatggaggaatctgaacagcatgtctttggactgtgctaggaaaccagagcacctggaggaaacccacgcagacacggggagaacatgcaaactccacacagactgagcagtgatcaaacccacgtcctctcgcaccacccaggtgctgtgaggcagcagcgctaagaTCAGACCTTTAATGTTCTGGGGGAGGAAAGGTGAGTATATTATTATGTCTGCTCTGTTCTACTTCCTCgttgaacctttgccatctggccggcgctacagagcactgagcaccaggacagccaggcacaagaaaagtttctttcctcaggccatctacctcatgaacagctaaatcccccctagagagtaaaccagtgcaatatacaatgctatttatatttatatctatttatcacatcatatgtcttactcacattcccttgcatttgtaaagaacatacctgtacagacatataatgtctagtgactattttttgtatattgtgtactttatattttttatcctttattcacatattctatcttctcatctgtgtcttgtcactgtcattctttctgtgctgtggaagtttctatcaccaagacaaattccttgcgtgtgtgaacatacttggcaataaagctcgttctgattctgattctgattctatgCACTTAGAACCCTTCCTCAACCTGATCCCTGTGATTGTTCTGTTGTGATCTGTAACCATAACAATGGGGCAACACACAGTGCCCAGCTTTTGAGGGGCTGGGGGAACATTGCGCTAGTGTGCAACCTTACCCTGGAACTGGTGCAAACTGGATAAGTGCTAAGGGCTTGAAAGAGGAAATTAAAGTTAAACTTGAAGATGAGTCAGAAAAAGTGGCGCAAAAATGTGTATTACTCATCATGTGGCGGCTCCCAGTCGAAGCTACACGCCTGTATATGATCAGTCCGGTTCCTGCATTGCACTCCGGATCTCCTTGggcaaacaaaaggaaaaaaaatcagctcaaGGCAGAGTGCTAAGGaaagtgtttgctttttcaaaagAGCTGTATTCCCAAAGAGGGGGTGGGCAGTTTAACgacataaatgacaaaattccCTTTTCTATAGAACCTCCAAGTGCGTCACGtatcaaaattcaaattcacaGTAATTAATtgcttcaagtccaaaggcctTGATTTGTTtccctggaaaaaagaaaacatggagTGGCTTTCAATTGCAAGGAGAGAATTTCCACAGGAAAATTTAAGCTCCTGATGTAATATTACAAACATTTcatagctgacgcttttctccaaagtatcttacagtgttacactacttagaataatttacccatttatacaatcgGGAAATGTCCTGTATGACATTTCACTGTGCTGCAGCTATTTTTTTTACACGATAGTTGTATGAGTAACATCTTATTTACATGTCCCATTCTTTGAATTTATTTGGCACTAATAAGAACTTGACCTATCTGGTACTCAAGCACtcattctttctttatttttagaaTGGTTTTTGTTTGATGTTAGATAAGTAGCTCCCCAATGAtgcacccatttacacagctgggtaatttttactgtagcacttCATAGCttgtaccttcatcaaggggacttcagtgggattcgaacttcAGTATTTTGATTACGAAGCAAaacctttaaccactatgccactaaCTGCCTGATGTATGAGTGTCCTACTCAAGGAAACTTAGAAATAGGACCATGATGTGTTGTTTAGCAACCATGAATGGTCATCTATAGGTGCTAAAGTCTTCCTTGCCTACACCTCCTGTGTGTCTACAGCCGTTTTCCTCTAAAATTCTTTAATCCATTAGTTTACATATATTCAGAGTGGTTTTATCTTCTCTGCccacatttttctgctttgccTTTCAATTCCTTTGAGTTCTGTGTGGGAGAATTCTGGGAAATGGCAGGCAAAACAACATCAAAACCCACTATAAACTGTTTCTCATTTGATAATAACTTCCATATGATTTTGAGTAATagtgtggtgtccgaaaaggaaggtacaccgttctttggaggtttccctgaaacaaagcactggaacacttgaagtgtgcaaaacaaagagtttattaagaacagtagctcgcgtcacaaactcacttcacaccgcggaacctcatctgcgttcGCGCGCAaaagcccccgttatatatagtgcccccaataacggttcccgcttctcttaggaaataaccaatgacaatgatcctttgtcaacttacaccctacaggccaacaggaacctttctttacaaaactctcaaggattcgtttttggtgtaaaacaccacaaataGGTTATTCATCTAGTGTATTTTAACTAAGATCTTGAAACCCTCTTAAGCGCTCAGTTTCAAGGTGTGTTGCTTTGTAGGGGAAAGAGCTGGTGTAGTAGTTTGACCCACTCACCTGTACTTGGAGAACCTTGGTACAAATCATCATTCCTACAGTAGTGTCCTTGAGAAAGGTAATTACTTGGAACTAATATGGTAAAAAATgcagggtaaatcattgtaaaagaACACTCTAAGTAACTTTCAAgaatagcatcagctaaatgaatgaaaataagtaTTTCCTGTTTCAGTTGCAATATTAGATTGATGTTAATCAATAGTTGGGCAAGGTatctaccctaaattgcaccactaaaaactacccagccgtataaatcgGAAAGTAATTGTGGGTAACTTAAATGTAAAAGCTCAGCTGTGACTAGTTGAGATTGTCAGTACTCACAGGACatcagtgggtttggctgggtcctactctctggtgggtctggggtttgagtcctgcttgggttgccttgtgacagactgatgttctgtcctgggtgtgtcccctccccctccagccttgcaccctgtgttgctgggttaggctctggctcgctgcgaccccgcttgggccAAGGGGCTtcaacaaatgtgtgtgtgtgtgtaattccatTTAAGAATAAGGTTAAATGTGGCTAAAGTTTGTCTGTTGTTTTAAACGTGTCCCTTATCATATACAGGTTTGGGTCAATACCTCTTTAGTACAGCCCTTTTTAAATCCAAACTGTTGAAAATAAGGTCCATATAGCTTGTCTCTTGACCACCgcattgtatttattattttttcattcagcttgTAATTTTCTGCAGAGATTTACTGTAGAGCTGTGAAATCAGTGATTTCCTGTTTCTTACTCAGACTACAGGTCTTGATGGTCCAAAAGCAGAGTCCTCCAAGTGACCACATCTCTGCATCTCCCTGTCCTTATTTGTTTGCAATGAGTGTGTGGCACACACAGCTTTTTCTGTAGTTCGAGAATGATGTTCTCAAGGGACATCAAAGGGGGTTATATCAGACAGGCTGTCTGTTATCACCGCCCTGTCATTGTGGCTCTGCCTCACACCTGGCACTGTCTGGCATCCCACAAGCCAAGTTCTCAAGGACAAGGATTCTActgggagaggacatgggttacTATGTTATGCCCAGAGAAGCCAGCCTGAGTGTTGCACGTAGCCCTTGTCGGGTTTACACAGAAAGCAAAGCTTAGACAGGGCTCTGCTCTGAATGACGATCTTTAACACCCCGAGGGAGCAGGATCACAGTTATGTGAACTGCTCTCATATGTTCCACAGAGAGAGGAGTGACTGCAGGCCCACTTGAAGTTTGACGCAGTCTGACCTGCTCAAGGCCTGTGATTGGCTTGACGCTAACTCTTTTCACCAAGGTGGCCCTTCACCTTCCTTCCTCTGTGGAAGACCAACATCTGTTTTCATAGATGTAAAAACATGGGTTTCACTGGTCAGGATGATAAGGAAAATGACTCTAGCAATGAGGGACACATCAGAtgggacattttaaaatgaaaaacatgtctATTGTTTACGCAGTGCCAAAGGGGGGACAAACAGCCCTTTCCAGCTAACCACAGTGGAAGCTTGCTGACTTCCTTTTCATAATATTCCATATTTCAACTGGTGAGCAGGAATTTTTATGTACAGTTATTATCATAACTTTGCCAAATATCTGAACAGGTGTTTTTCCAGCATGATTCATTTTTGGTATCTTACTCAAAAATAAAGTGAGTCCCATTCAGTTGGTTAAGTATCTGTGACATAGGTAGTGGGGTGCTTTGGTCCCCCAATTCCTCTGGGATGCTATTATTACTATGTAATGTTGATTTTTGCAGCTGATTGAAGGGTGCTTGAGGAGAACTGGAGGATTTCTGCTAAACTGAGAATATTGTGTGTAATAATAGTGTCTTAGAACTGAAGAATTCAGACCTGTCACTGGGGAACACTTGGAGCGGTACCAGCATGACTGCAGCCATCAGGGTTTCAGGTCTTTCAGTGGAAttcagtgtgtgagtaacaccaGAATGATGGTTTCAGGCCTTTGTGAGTAGCACCAGAGTGATGGGGCTAAAGATTTCAAGCCTTAAAGTAGTGAATGCTGTGTGTGTAACAACAGTGCAAAGGAGGCCAGAGAGCCAGGCTTTCAAGTCTTTCAATGTGACACACTATGTGAGTAACAACCAAAGGTGTGAAGGAGTCACACCTTTTAGTAGGGAACACAGAGGAAGGAGGTTTGATTCTCACTTGAATTAACATCTGcacatacatttccattttatttagcaAGCACTCTTAACCAAAGTGAAGTACAACCCggtgaaaaacagaagtagatTTTACCATCAGATACTGATACTGATATAGACAcacagtttgtctgatgtcaccTTTTAAACCAGCAtagattatatttacattttttcacttagcagacacttttctccaaagcaacttacaatggatactatgtagtgttactagccaaCACACCtcattcatcaaggtgacttacactggatcactcatccatacatcagtggaacacacactcacacaatagaagggaacctgaacagcatggctttggactgcaggaagaaacccatgcagacacagggaaaacatataaactccacacagactaagcaaggattaaacccacattctctcacaccacccaagcactgtgagacagcagcatcacTCACtttgccaccatgctgcctacCCCAGCAATTCCATGCAGAACTGATGAGtacaattaaaaagaaacattaataataatattacatgaGTTGCAGTATATATAATtgaaatacaaaggtaattgtgacagataatgtaatgtaaatttatgaagTAAATAGGAGATCCTGAGAGAAGTAGATtagaaagagatgtgttttgagacccttcttaaacactgggagggattcagttgttctgaatgagagagggaggtctTTCCATCACATTGGAACCAGAACAGAGAAACGTCAGGCTGTAGGATGATGGAAGCACAACTTTTTTGTCTCATATCACCAtattgctggttcacatccccaTAGCTATATGGAAATGACCCATGAAATAGAAGAGACATTGATAATGATAGAAGATGTTGTTGGACTCATTTACTGCATGTAGCTGTCAGGGTATCTGGTGGGAAATGGCACTGAAAGAGGTGCgcttgagacccttcttcaatgctgGGAAGGACCTCCAAAAAGTCAAAGGTACAGCTGCTCAGCACTCTTGATGAGGCTTAgcagtgatcaggtcctgtaggtgcAAATACTTTGACCATCTTTTATGCTGTAACATACAACCAAATACTTGATTTGGGAGATTATAATCCTTGGATTACAAAAGGAGGCAAGAAGATGGGGGtcctatttttgtgttttgaatatATGgttaggagggggtgcggtggcgcagtgggttggaccgcagtcctactctccggtgggtctggggttcaagtcccgcctggggtgccttgtgacggactggcgtcccgtcctgggtgtgtccccttccccctctggccttacgccctgtgttgccgggtaggctccggttccccgtgaccccttatgggacgagcggttctgaaaatgtgtgtgtgtgtgtgtatatggttAGGGAACTGTGGTTACATTTGACCAGAGGAGCTTATTAGAAATGATTATGTACTATAACTGACTctgcagctgtgtaaaatgCAATATCCACAGTTAGTTCTTGGATGGCCATGGAGGAAGGGAACCAAAGGTTTTGTCGTAGAGATGATGTCCAAGTTCCCATGATGTTGTGATATAAAATAAGTCAGTGCTGAGAAATCCTCTCCAtccttttatgaaaaaaaaagaaaaaaaaacattgtgggACTGAAAAGTAGTCTCATTTGAACATgcctttgcttgtttgtgttttcagctgaaaaGTATTTCTCTCAATTCATATGTCATTCATTATTGGACCCTCACTGTGAGCTGGAAGGGTGATAAGGTTCCAGTGCGCAGGGCTTTCATACCTGTTGGCTCCTGCTAAAGCATGTAGGATTTATGCCATCGCAGGCCTACAGAGTATTAACTCTAGATCTTTAACGCCTCTCAGTCTTTTCTTCCACAGTGAAggtctaaatttacatttacatttattcacttagcagatgtttttctccaaagtgacttacaatggatactatgtaatgttactagcccacacactttattcaccaaggtgaattacactgctagatacactgcttacaatgggtcaatcAGCTAGTGGCACCAAATGCCGCCTCCTCTGGCTTCTAGGGGTATTGTCAAATTCCTTGGCTTGCCAGATTCCTTTCATTTTAACTGAGCAAACACAGCATATAATTCATAACTCAAATAGCTAATGTTCTCTGGGTTTTGAACTTACAACCTTTCTATCACAAACTGTTCCATACAGTCTATCTGCTTTGAGTTTTTTAAACTACTTTAATGTTACCTGTTGGCCGCTTTCATTTACAATAAGCCTGATAGAGATTCTGCTTCTAAACATGACTTCTTGTAAGCACATATTGCAGAACTGGAACGAAATATTAGTCACCAAAATAACATGCCTTGTTCAGACGTGTTCCAGTCTCGACTGTCCTGTATGCAGTTTTCACCTTTCAGGTTTTCACGATATCACACTTACAACAGAAATCAACACCGGTGGAATGAGAGGGGGATTCCAGGTGATGCAAAGGAGCACTGGAACAATGAGTGTGAAGTCCACTGACAGCACACAGCCCCACCCCCAGTACGTCAGTCATTCAGTGAAGTCACATAGCCTCCAGTTAGTCACCCATTTCACTAGTTACACACTCATTGGGAAACAGCAGCTCGAGCCACaataaaacagagcaaaagTAGATTAGCAGGGGCTTGGGACTTTCACAGTGACATATTTTtgacagacagaaaaataagGTAACTTGTTTGTGAGAGAAATGCTgtataatcatttacatttacattcatgcatggtgtatggtgtaaatgttcatgcactgcaactttatgatcatgcccagaaaagcctttatagagctgctactcctgtattgtacgtaagtgtttgtgtacctttaaaaaaatgtaggaaggtgatcaggattcgtctatcctgagttttatgtaCTTACTCTTGCGATGAACacggtttacttaagaatcacaagtctgcaactatgtctttctactaatgtaatgcagaaattacattttctccgagatgtacatctctttggagaaaagcatctgctaaatgaataaatgtaaatatacattcacatttacatttaatcacagCTGGAATGCAGAGACAGAAGCCTGCAAACCTACTGAGGAACTATGAGCAGTTTTGGGAAAAAGAACAACACAATTTCTGTGCAATAGGACCAGAAAATGTAAactaaatgtaagtgtaaacacAGTGGTACCTTTAATGCTTTGCAGATGTTGGAGCCACTGAAGCATTCAAGTTGGGGAGGCAGGTATGTATATGTACTGAACCAAGTGCCACTGGTAGCTTTGTAATTAAAGCTGCTGTCattggacacaaaggtcacaggtttaaatcctcctccagctgtaacacccttgagcaaggtactcagcataaaatttgctccagtaaaataacccaactgtaaaaatgggtaagtaattgtttttgagaaaagtgtcagctaaccaAATAGATGTACTTGCATGCTGGctgtggtggcatagtggtgcagcaggtaatgtcGTGAGCTGTGTATTTACACTATGGTTGGAGTCCAGTTCAGTCTATGTTGATGTATCATGACCCACAGGAACAATACCCCCAGgagccagaggaggcgccactcagtgccactagcTGAGACCCGTGCCCCTGTTCAGAATCTGGTAATTAGTCAAgcagaaacagaacaaatgaatgatGCTGGATTATGGATTGTTAATCAGCATTCCATTGCAATCTCCTAGCAAACTTTAACTATATGTTTGTCAAGTCTTGTTCCATAGATGTTTATGTTTCAGTCACGAGTGCCTGTCCAGCTACAGTGTTTGAATCCAGTATTTCATCTCAACTCCATATTCCAGTTATACTCGCTGATTTGTGGTTCACTTTTGAACTTTGTGAGAGTACCCTGTGCATCTCCTTGTCCCCTATTTATTGTTTCACCTTTACACTGTACTCTCCCATTTgtactgtgcacttataaataaaCTCTGCATGTGGGGTTATTATAGCTTACGTCTGTGTACGGATGTCACAGGCAATATGCATCTGTGTCAGGCTATCGTCCGGATGCAAAAatatgggttttctccaggtactCTGATCTTCTCCAACAGTCCAAGGACAAGTGTTCCACGGTTGGTGAGTCAAAATTGACCTTAATGTGTCAATGTTGTATGAGTGAGTGAAGTTGTGTGTGCAATTACCCTGAAATGGAGAGCAGTTCTTTGAAGAGGGTATCTTGTCTTGTGCtctatgcttctggaatagatTCTGGACTATtgtgaccctgaattggacaaaCGATTACTGCTAATGAAGGAGTGAATGCAAGCTGATATGAAGAAAGACAggaaattatttcctttttaaaacacaaaactttCACTGAGACAGTTATTTTGCGGCTACATGCCACATACTGCTTGGTTAATGTTCGTTTCCCATTAGGCAACCAGGCTGCAGAGGTTGGAAAACAAACCCACACAAATTATGGGTAAAccagaaggaaatgtattttgttccGACTCAGTAACATCCCCTACTTCTCAGTGGAGGGAACTCAGAATCACAGCAGGCAGAACTTGCAGGGTGTTGTTTGTTCTTCATGTTGTTGACGTTCCATAATGACGTAATATTTTGGATACCAGCAGGTGCTCTTGTCCAGGTCCAGTGTTTCAGTCTGATATTTTGTCACACCTTTAAAATTCTAGgtataaaattactgaaaactgaacttCATCTCTTCATAGGTCACATTCCTCTTGTGTTTAAGAGCTCAGTGAATGTGAAAGTacaaaggggtgtggtggtgcagtgggttggaccacagtcctgctctctagtgggtctggggttcgagtcctgcttggggtgccttgcaatgactagcgtcctgtcctgggtgtgtcccctccccctctggccttatgccctgtgttactgggtaggctctggttccctgtgaccccatatggggcaagtggttctgaaagtgtgtgtgtgaaagtatgATGCTGTGCACTACAGGTCTCAATTTAATTGTTGACTCTTGAGCCATAGAGGGGCTTCCTTTACAGGAGGGAGCTAACTACCTGTCAGAGGCAGCTTGACGAAACAGTCAAGTCTGGGCAAAGAAGTCAGAGAGCTGTGCCCTTTCAAGTTTTCTCGCTGTCAGGCTGCCAAATCTGACTGAggatgtaacaaaaaaaaaacagtccacaGGAGACAGTATGAGTTTGGAAAATAGGTGCTTTGACCAATTATGGTTAGATTTGGCCAGATTTTTCTTATCCTCAAGGTAAATCTCACAGATGTTATTTGTCATCTACCACAGGAGCACTGTTGAACCCAAATGGCATGCCATTGAACAGATCACATTTAATGTCTTGAATAATGAGCAAAGCTCCTTGTGATAGGCTGACTGGGTGGGATTCCCTGTGCAGTCCCCATGGTCCTTCTCAGAGCAcaggatgacaaaaaaaaagagaatatcTTCTCAGCCAGTTTTTGAGGAACTAATCAGATCTGGGTGTTTCAGCAGCTTCAGCATGTTTGATCATCTTTCTGAGGTAGTATACATTGACCTTTTTCCTGCTTTATGAATAGCCAAGCTCCTTATCCTGATGAGAGATTAGCCCCTTCTTTACATTATAGCACTGATCCACTATCAGTAGCCTTTCACTCAGTGAGGTACAGAACTTGCTCATTTGTATTTTAGAACAATTTGTTTGGgttatctctctctctcacactcacacacactttcagaaccgcttgtcccatacagggtcacaggggaaccggagcctacccggcagcacagggcataaggccggagggggaagggacacacccaggacaggacaccagtccgtcacaaggcaccccaagcgggacttgaaccccagacccaccggagagcaggactgtggtccaacccactgcaccaccatgcccccatggGCTATAACATTAAGCTTCAAATACCAGCATATGCAAGTTTTAGTCTTTC encodes the following:
- the tcimb gene encoding transcriptional and immune response regulator b — encoded protein: MSSSCDGRRVTPALHFTRFDTALRKKAAANIFENVNRDGLVRLFQRSGDSRAEERVHSIFCHGQEPEERSRALMALRSRRKDKLLRITGFTRRTMRLH